One genomic window of Plasmodium falciparum 3D7 genome assembly, chromosome: 10 includes the following:
- a CDS encoding phosducin-like protein 2, putative encodes MIPKNKLSDICTTLTLEKAKEDIEKECKLVEKKKQKHDDEKDEGLIVDGNEENNVGENSDEEEIRKWREKRLMEFKKKRELKRDGVYTEVCEKDFLPCVLKNNNVVCHFYDNSFKRCDILHSHLIKLANKHLATKFIKMEAKNCLFFMNKLNIKVLPSLCLFIDGVLIQTCVGFEDFGNNDNFKTKDLEMFLYKKKIINNMECSDSDEDI; translated from the exons atgataccCAAAAATAAATTGAGCGATATATGTACAACACTCACATTa GAAAAAGCCAAAGAAGATATAGAAAAAGAGTGTAAATtggttgaaaaaaaaaaacaaaaacatgATGACGAAAAAGATGAAGGACTCATAGTTGATggaaatgaagaaaataatg TAGGCGAAAATAGTGACGAAGAAGAAATTCGTAAATGGAGAGAAAAAAGACTCATGGAATTTAAA aaaaaaagagaatTAAAAAGAGATGGAGTCTATACAGAAGTTTGTGAAAAGGATTTTTTACCTTGTGTtcttaaaaataacaatGTA GTTTGTCATTTTTATGATAACAGTTTTAAAAGATGCGACATTTTACACTCCCATTTAATCAAATTAGCTAATAAACATTTAGCTACTAAATTTATCAA AATGGAAGCAAAAAACTGtctattttttatgaataaattaaatattaaagttTTACCAAGTTTATGCTTATTTATTGATGGAGTGTTGATACAAACTTGTGTGGGTTTCGAAGACTTTggaa ataatgataattttaaaacaaaagatttagaaatgtttttatacaaaaagaaaattataaataatatg gaaTGCAGTGATAGTGATGaagatatttaa